Proteins from a single region of Dehalococcoidales bacterium:
- a CDS encoding type II toxin-antitoxin system HicB family antitoxin gives MPGKYAIEIFYSEEDKGFIAIVPELPGCSAFGETEEEALKEAKVAISLWLETAKKEGIQVPKPHEKELLKSFIESRS, from the coding sequence ATGCCTGGTAAATATGCGATTGAGATATTCTACAGTGAAGAAGACAAGGGGTTTATTGCCATAGTTCCCGAGTTACCGGGGTGCTCGGCTTTTGGTGAAACTGAAGAAGAGGCGTTAAAGGAAGCTAAAGTGGCTATATCCCTGTGGCTAGAGACAGCGAAAAAAGAAGGAATACAAGTTCCAAAACCTCATGAAAAAGAGCTTCTAAAGAGCTTTATCGAGAGCAGGTCATAA
- a CDS encoding glutamate synthase-related protein, which yields MKTYLPTKFVVKRDPERCIQCQVCVNQCSFDTHYYDEDDDVLRSREENCKGCHRCVTFCPTQALTISRNPLDYRDNYNWRPEIIEDIFKQAETGGVLLTGMGNDKGQRIYWDHLVLNASQVTNPSIDPLREPMELRTYLGRKPDRVEIDLDTLGLKTELAPQVKLEIPVMFAAMSYGAVSINVHESLARAATEAGTLWNTGEGGLHRTLYKYGNNTIVQVASGRFGVHAEYLDAGRVVEIKIGQGAKPGIGGHLPGEKVSSEVSLTRMIPMGTDALSPAPQHDIYSIEDLSQLIYALKEATNYSKPISVKIAAVHNSAAIASGMVRAGADIIVLDGLRGATGAAPKIIRDNVGIPIELALASVDSRLRQEGIRNRASLVISGGIRNSGDLAKAIALGADAVYIGTAALIALGCHVCQQCHTGKCTWGICTTDLRLTKRINPEIGARRLVNLLRGWSIELKDILGGLGVNALESLRGNRLHLRGIGLNEKELEILGVRMAGD from the coding sequence ATGAAGACATATCTACCAACCAAATTCGTTGTAAAGCGAGACCCTGAGCGCTGCATTCAGTGCCAGGTATGCGTCAACCAGTGCTCCTTCGATACTCACTACTATGATGAAGATGATGATGTATTAAGAAGTCGCGAGGAAAACTGCAAGGGCTGCCATCGCTGTGTCACGTTCTGCCCGACACAGGCACTGACCATCAGCCGCAACCCGCTGGACTACCGTGACAACTATAACTGGCGCCCGGAAATTATCGAGGATATCTTCAAACAGGCGGAGACCGGTGGCGTCCTGCTTACCGGCATGGGTAATGACAAGGGACAGCGCATCTACTGGGACCACCTGGTGCTCAACGCCAGCCAGGTGACCAACCCCTCCATCGACCCGTTGCGTGAGCCGATGGAGCTGAGAACTTACCTGGGACGGAAGCCCGACCGTGTGGAAATCGACCTTGACACGCTCGGCCTGAAGACGGAACTGGCCCCGCAGGTGAAACTGGAAATCCCGGTGATGTTCGCCGCCATGTCCTACGGCGCGGTGAGCATCAATGTCCACGAGTCCCTGGCCAGGGCCGCCACGGAAGCGGGTACTCTCTGGAACACTGGTGAGGGAGGACTGCACCGCACCCTCTACAAATACGGCAATAATACCATTGTCCAGGTAGCTTCCGGGCGCTTCGGCGTTCACGCCGAGTACCTGGATGCCGGCCGGGTCGTCGAGATTAAAATCGGACAGGGAGCCAAGCCCGGCATCGGCGGGCACTTACCCGGTGAAAAGGTAAGCAGCGAGGTATCGCTGACACGCATGATTCCCATGGGAACGGACGCTCTTTCTCCGGCGCCGCAGCACGATATTTACTCGATCGAAGACCTTTCCCAGCTTATCTACGCCCTTAAAGAGGCCACCAACTACAGCAAGCCGATATCGGTCAAGATTGCCGCGGTGCACAACTCGGCGGCAATCGCCAGCGGCATGGTCAGGGCAGGAGCCGATATCATCGTCCTGGATGGGCTGCGCGGGGCCACCGGCGCCGCTCCCAAGATTATCCGTGATAACGTCGGCATCCCTATCGAGCTGGCGCTGGCTTCCGTAGACAGCCGCCTGCGGCAGGAGGGCATCCGCAACCGGGCATCGCTGGTCATCTCCGGCGGAATCAGGAACAGCGGAGACCTCGCCAAAGCCATTGCCCTGGGGGCTGATGCCGTATACATCGGCACGGCGGCGCTCATCGCTCTGGGTTGCCACGTTTGCCAGCAGTGTCATACCGGCAAGTGTACCTGGGGCATCTGCACCACCGACCTCCGCCTGACCAAGAGAATCAACCCGGAGATTGGCGCCCGCCGTCTGGTCAACCTGCTCCGTGGCTGGAGCATTGAACTCAAGGACATTCTGGGGGGGCTGGGGGTTAACGCCCTGGAGAGCCTGCGCGGCAACCGCCTGCACCTCAGGGGCATCGGTCTTAACGAAAAAGAACTGGAAATACTGGGCGTCAGGATGGCCGGAGACTGA
- a CDS encoding NrpR regulatory domain-containing protein codes for MQSSGSDTERKIIAILKVLSESSEPLGSITIARQLERHGIFLSERAIRYHLRITDERGYTHPLGRDGRMLTPQGLEELKIALAPEQIGFIIEKLELLAFHTTFDPGTRTGQIPINTSLINKKDFDKAMAVMSEVFKAGLCVSEKIAIAPGGERLGSVVIPDNKVGIGTVCSVVVNGVLLKAGVPIDSRFGGVLEVRDHHPRRFVAIINYSGTSIDPSEQYIRSRMTRVAETARTGTGRILANFRELPAPARAIVEEKTTLLREAGINGVYLLGNTSEPVCQISVGLNRVGMVLLGGLNPTAAAAEAGIEIENIAESGMIDFQKLRSFRDI; via the coding sequence GTGCAAAGTTCCGGCTCAGACACAGAAAGAAAGATAATCGCCATTCTCAAGGTCTTGAGCGAATCCTCGGAACCACTGGGTTCAATTACCATTGCCCGCCAGCTGGAGCGCCACGGCATCTTCCTCAGTGAAAGGGCCATCCGTTATCACCTGCGTATCACCGATGAGCGGGGCTATACCCACCCACTGGGACGTGATGGCAGAATGCTCACCCCGCAGGGACTCGAAGAGCTAAAGATAGCCCTGGCTCCGGAACAGATAGGTTTCATCATTGAAAAGCTGGAGCTACTGGCTTTCCACACCACCTTTGACCCCGGGACACGTACCGGCCAGATCCCGATTAATACCTCGCTCATTAATAAGAAGGACTTTGACAAAGCGATGGCGGTGATGAGCGAGGTCTTCAAGGCAGGACTATGCGTCAGCGAAAAAATAGCCATCGCCCCGGGAGGAGAACGGCTCGGCTCGGTGGTCATCCCGGATAACAAGGTAGGCATCGGTACCGTCTGCAGCGTCGTCGTCAACGGGGTACTCCTCAAGGCCGGCGTCCCTATCGATTCCAGGTTCGGCGGAGTCCTTGAGGTCAGAGACCACCATCCACGGCGTTTCGTGGCTATTATTAACTATTCCGGCACCTCCATCGACCCCTCGGAGCAGTATATCCGCTCCCGGATGACCAGAGTTGCTGAAACCGCCCGCACCGGCACTGGCCGGATATTGGCCAACTTCCGGGAACTGCCCGCGCCGGCGAGGGCAATCGTCGAGGAAAAGACCACCCTGCTCAGGGAAGCCGGAATTAACGGTGTCTACTTGCTGGGTAATACCAGCGAGCCGGTCTGCCAGATCAGCGTCGGGCTGAATCGAGTGGGCATGGTCTTACTCGGCGGGCTTAACCCTACAGCAGCCGCCGCCGAGGCCGGAATTGAAATCGAGAACATCGCCGAGAGCGGTATGATTGATTTCCAGAAGCTGCGGAGTTTCCGGGACATCTAA
- a CDS encoding bifunctional phosphoglucose/phosphomannose isomerase, with translation MSEIENLDDMNLFQRLDAEGMLVHLRKMPESCQQAWRTALEFDLPSDYSQIEKVIILGMGGSAIGGDLLKSLATAEARVPLLVHRDYDLPAFTDARTLVIASSYSGRTEETLSAFDKALRTPARKLAITTGGDLADIAGQNGVPVLSIGYQAPPRAALPFSFLPVLAFLQRLGFIADKSADVTEMVSVMRSLSARIKEDVPLSANPAKRLATRLYRHLPVVYGGGVLAEVAHRWKTQFNENAKAWSFYEVLPELNHNAVVGYHFPQELAPQIAVVLLRSASLFDRIKLRYDVTCQLLDQAKVGYEVIDADGNSPLSQMMSLVLFGDYVSCYLAFLYQIDPSPVAVIDYLKKKLAEG, from the coding sequence GTGAGTGAAATAGAAAATTTAGATGATATGAATCTTTTCCAGCGGCTTGATGCGGAAGGCATGCTCGTCCATCTGCGCAAGATGCCGGAATCATGCCAGCAGGCCTGGCGGACGGCGCTGGAATTCGACCTGCCGTCAGATTATTCACAGATTGAAAAGGTCATCATTCTGGGTATGGGTGGCTCCGCCATTGGTGGCGATCTGCTGAAGAGCCTGGCAACCGCGGAAGCCAGGGTGCCTCTGCTGGTGCACCGGGACTATGACCTGCCGGCTTTTACTGATGCCCGGACCCTGGTGATTGCCTCCAGCTATTCAGGAAGGACTGAAGAGACCCTTTCCGCCTTTGATAAAGCCTTGCGTACTCCGGCCAGGAAGCTGGCGATTACTACTGGCGGTGACCTTGCAGACATTGCCGGGCAAAACGGCGTGCCGGTTCTTAGTATTGGCTACCAGGCGCCGCCGCGGGCGGCTCTGCCGTTCAGCTTTCTGCCGGTACTGGCTTTTCTGCAGCGCCTGGGATTTATCGCTGATAAGTCGGCGGATGTGACGGAGATGGTAAGCGTGATGCGCAGCCTGTCAGCCAGAATCAAGGAGGACGTGCCCCTGTCTGCCAACCCGGCCAAGCGGCTGGCGACGAGGCTTTACCGTCACCTGCCGGTGGTGTACGGCGGCGGGGTACTGGCTGAGGTAGCTCACCGCTGGAAGACCCAGTTCAATGAGAATGCCAAAGCCTGGTCATTTTACGAGGTCTTACCCGAACTGAACCATAATGCCGTGGTCGGCTACCATTTTCCGCAGGAACTGGCGCCACAGATAGCTGTAGTTCTACTGCGGTCGGCGAGCCTGTTCGATAGAATCAAGCTCCGCTATGATGTAACCTGCCAGTTGCTTGACCAGGCTAAAGTAGGTTATGAGGTTATTGATGCCGATGGTAACAGTCCGCTAAGTCAGATGATGAGCCTGGTACTTTTTGGCGATTATGTCAGTTGCTACCTTGCCTTTCTGTATCAGATTGACCCTTCACCGGTGGCGGTTATAGATTACCTGAAGAAGAAGTTAGCGGAGGGATAA